A single Fusobacterium hominis DNA region contains:
- a CDS encoding cation-translocating P-type ATPase: MKNYFSKSKEELFKLFSVGENGLSNEEAQERLKKYGKNQLNEEEKESTFSVFISQFKDFLVIILIIASIISLISGNVESTIVILVVIVINAILGTVQHVKAEQSINSLKSLSSPKIKVLRNGEKVEISSELVVPGDIMLLEAGDLVPADGRVLESFSLLVNESSLTGESENVEKKSEVINVEELSIGDQKNMVFSGSLVSYGRGVILVTQTGMNTELGKIAKLLESTKQKTTPLQVSLDNFGKKLSVGIIILCIVIFIINLFHGVNILDSLMFAVALAVAAIPEALSSIVTIVLAIGTQKLSKENAIVKKLKSVESLGCVGVICSDKTGTLTQNKMTVKKVYISEKVLDASGLDKDNKIDKLILQESILCNDATNDVGDPTEIALVNLADKYGIDFKELKHTYPRISEIPFDSDRKLMSTVHKIDNDIIMFTKGAVDSLVPRITHILINNEVREIKKEDIKKIEETNNLFAETGLRVLTYAYKILNSEKEISLEDENNYIFIGLVGMIDPPRAESKAAVEKCIMAGIKPVMITGDHKVTARTIAREIGIYHEGDRVIEGLELEKMTDEELKAQVERTSVYARVSPEHKIRIVNAWQSLGKICAMTGDGVNDAPALKKADIGIAMGITGTEVSKDAASMILTDDNFSTIVKAITTGRNIYANIKNSIRFLLSGNTAAIIAVIYSSFAGLPVIFAPVHLLFINLLTDSLPAIAIGMEPSHGDVLKDKPRDPKEPILTNSLAISILIEGLIIAIFVVIGYYIGYGSTKDALKGSTIAFSVLCLARLFHGFNCRGKHSIFGLGISKNMFSIIAFIIGFVLLSAVLLIPGLHGIFEVAPISMRDICIIYVLAFIPSLLIQLYKIIKYKK, translated from the coding sequence ATGAAAAATTATTTTTCAAAGTCAAAAGAGGAATTATTTAAATTATTTTCTGTTGGAGAAAATGGATTAAGTAATGAAGAAGCACAGGAGCGATTAAAAAAATATGGTAAAAATCAATTAAATGAAGAGGAAAAAGAGAGTACTTTTTCTGTCTTTATATCACAATTTAAGGACTTTTTAGTTATAATTTTAATTATAGCATCTATTATTTCGTTAATTTCAGGAAATGTTGAAAGTACAATAGTTATATTAGTAGTTATCGTAATCAATGCGATTTTAGGAACAGTTCAACATGTTAAAGCAGAGCAATCTATAAATAGTTTAAAAAGTCTATCTTCACCTAAAATTAAAGTTTTAAGAAATGGAGAAAAAGTAGAAATTTCATCGGAATTAGTTGTTCCTGGAGATATAATGTTACTTGAAGCTGGGGATTTAGTTCCTGCTGATGGTAGAGTGTTAGAAAGTTTTTCACTTTTAGTAAATGAAAGTTCTCTTACTGGGGAATCAGAAAATGTAGAAAAGAAAAGTGAAGTAATTAATGTTGAAGAACTTTCTATTGGAGATCAAAAAAATATGGTTTTTTCTGGAAGTTTAGTAAGTTATGGACGTGGAGTAATACTTGTAACACAAACTGGTATGAATACAGAATTAGGAAAAATAGCAAAATTATTAGAATCAACTAAACAAAAAACTACTCCATTGCAAGTATCACTTGATAATTTTGGTAAAAAACTTTCAGTTGGAATTATAATATTGTGTATTGTTATATTTATAATTAATTTATTCCATGGGGTAAATATTTTAGATTCTTTAATGTTTGCAGTAGCATTAGCAGTTGCTGCTATCCCAGAAGCACTAAGTTCAATAGTAACAATTGTTTTAGCAATAGGAACACAAAAATTATCAAAAGAGAATGCTATTGTAAAAAAATTGAAATCAGTAGAATCTTTAGGTTGTGTAGGTGTTATTTGTTCTGATAAAACTGGAACATTGACTCAAAATAAGATGACTGTTAAAAAGGTTTATATATCAGAAAAAGTATTAGATGCAAGTGGTTTAGACAAAGATAATAAAATAGATAAGTTAATTTTACAAGAAAGTATTTTATGTAATGATGCAACTAATGATGTTGGAGATCCGACAGAAATAGCATTAGTAAACTTAGCAGATAAGTATGGTATAGATTTTAAAGAACTTAAACATACATATCCACGTATTAGTGAGATTCCATTTGATTCTGATAGAAAATTAATGAGTACAGTTCATAAAATAGATAATGATATAATTATGTTTACAAAAGGAGCTGTAGACTCTTTAGTTCCTAGAATTACTCATATTTTAATAAATAATGAAGTTCGTGAAATAAAAAAAGAGGATATTAAAAAAATAGAAGAGACAAATAATCTATTTGCAGAGACAGGTTTAAGAGTATTAACATATGCATATAAGATTTTAAATTCTGAAAAAGAAATTAGCTTAGAAGATGAAAATAATTATATATTCATTGGATTAGTTGGAATGATTGATCCACCAAGAGCTGAATCAAAAGCTGCAGTTGAAAAATGTATAATGGCAGGTATAAAACCTGTAATGATTACAGGGGATCATAAAGTAACTGCTAGGACAATAGCTAGAGAAATTGGAATATATCACGAAGGTGATAGAGTAATAGAAGGATTAGAACTTGAAAAAATGACAGATGAAGAATTAAAAGCACAAGTAGAACGTACATCTGTTTATGCAAGAGTATCACCAGAACATAAAATAAGAATAGTTAATGCATGGCAATCATTAGGAAAAATATGTGCAATGACTGGAGATGGAGTAAATGACGCACCAGCTCTTAAAAAAGCCGATATAGGAATTGCAATGGGAATAACAGGAACTGAAGTATCAAAAGATGCTGCATCTATGATACTAACAGATGATAACTTCTCTACAATAGTTAAAGCTATTACAACAGGAAGAAATATTTATGCTAATATTAAAAATTCAATAAGATTTTTACTTTCTGGAAATACAGCTGCGATTATAGCTGTTATATATTCATCTTTTGCAGGGCTACCAGTTATTTTTGCTCCAGTTCATTTACTATTTATAAATCTATTAACAGATAGTTTACCTGCTATTGCAATAGGAATGGAGCCATCACATGGAGATGTATTAAAAGATAAACCAAGAGATCCAAAAGAACCAATTTTAACTAATTCTTTAGCTATAAGTATTTTAATAGAAGGACTTATAATAGCTATATTTGTGGTAATAGGTTATTATATTGGATATGGTTCAACTAAAGATGCATTAAAAGGAAGTACAATAGCTTTTTCAGTACTATGTCTTGCTAGATTGTTCCATGGATTTAATTGTAGAGGAAAACATAGTATATTTGGATTAGGAATATCAAAAAATATGTTTTCAATTATTGCCTTTATAATTGGATTTGTACTATTAAGTGCTGTGTTATTAATTCCAGGATTACATGGCATTTTCGAAGTAGCTCCAATATCGATGCGTGATATTTGTATAATATATGTACTAGCATTTATTCCATCATTATTAATTCAACTTTATAAAATAATAAAATATAAAAAATAA
- the pyrE gene encoding orotate phosphoribosyltransferase has product MNRQKEVAKSLLTTGAVKLNVKEPFTFVSGIKSPIYCDNRKMIGYPEERKVVVDEFVKKLSEKEFDIVAGTATAGIPWAAFIAMAMNKPMSYIRGEKKNHGAGKQIEGADVSGKKVIVIEDLISTGGSSIKAVDAAFNEGAKEVEVISIFSYEFDKAYKNFEEKNIKWESLSNFTALLSLAREEKYLTDEEAEIAASWNKNTDSWGK; this is encoded by the coding sequence ATGAATAGACAAAAAGAAGTAGCAAAATCATTATTAACAACAGGAGCAGTAAAATTAAATGTAAAAGAACCATTTACATTTGTATCAGGAATTAAAAGTCCTATCTATTGTGATAATAGAAAAATGATTGGGTATCCAGAAGAGAGAAAAGTAGTTGTAGATGAGTTCGTAAAAAAATTATCAGAAAAAGAATTTGATATAGTTGCAGGAACAGCAACTGCAGGAATACCTTGGGCAGCTTTTATAGCTATGGCTATGAATAAACCTATGAGCTATATAAGAGGAGAAAAGAAAAATCATGGTGCTGGAAAACAAATTGAAGGAGCAGATGTAAGTGGAAAAAAAGTAATTGTAATAGAAGACTTAATTTCTACTGGTGGAAGTTCAATAAAGGCTGTTGATGCTGCATTTAACGAAGGAGCTAAAGAAGTTGAAGTTATATCAATATTTTCTTATGAGTTTGACAAAGCATATAAAAACTTTGAAGAAAAAAATATTAAATGGGAAAGCTTATCAAACTTCACTGCATTATTATCACTTGCAAGAGAAGAAAAATATTTAACTGATGAGGAAGCAGAGATTGCAGCATCATGGAATAAAAATACTGATAGTTGGGGAAAATAA
- a CDS encoding ParA family protein has protein sequence MKKKVGLFYKKNGSFNNAVITIDKSIIEALDISKDSNEIIFTMKDNEIILKKGKIKKDEEKEVKDIHGDVVEYAKNSSINFSKVYKDKDYYVAKLNIPFSIVGTLKISKDNNEVNITSGNGWVKIDRKERIGKVYTLKVNKGGIGKTFLTVQLAHGLAMQGKKVMVLTSDSQNNIIDFTLSEDKQENIELKKGLRSWVMTGKGDIIKLRKNFDFIPLESSVFTQRFLEKLPIFIEHLKREYDYVLIDSIPTMKIDTEFVKCSDKIIIPGFCDIPTLKGIINVIEEAGINKIKGIIINLYRNTVTQKEILNKLANILNETDIVFPVPIKETSIIESLVKKGKTVWESKAKSVIGAQNSLLDVILEM, from the coding sequence ATGAAAAAAAAAGTAGGTTTATTTTATAAAAAAAATGGAAGCTTTAACAATGCTGTAATCACAATAGATAAAAGTATAATTGAAGCTCTTGATATTAGTAAAGATAGTAATGAAATTATTTTTACTATGAAAGATAATGAAATTATTTTAAAAAAAGGAAAAATAAAAAAAGACGAAGAAAAAGAAGTAAAAGATATTCACGGTGATGTTGTAGAATATGCCAAAAATAGTTCTATAAATTTTAGCAAAGTATACAAAGATAAAGATTATTATGTAGCAAAACTAAATATACCTTTTTCAATAGTGGGTACCCTTAAAATTTCAAAAGATAATAATGAAGTAAATATTACAAGTGGTAATGGTTGGGTAAAAATTGATAGAAAAGAGAGAATAGGAAAGGTATATACGCTGAAGGTTAATAAAGGTGGAATAGGAAAAACTTTTTTAACTGTTCAGTTAGCACATGGACTGGCTATGCAAGGGAAAAAAGTTATGGTTCTAACATCAGACTCTCAGAATAATATAATTGATTTTACACTTTCAGAGGATAAACAAGAAAACATAGAATTGAAAAAAGGATTGAGAAGTTGGGTTATGACTGGAAAAGGTGATATAATAAAATTAAGAAAAAATTTTGATTTTATTCCACTAGAAAGCTCTGTATTTACACAAAGATTTTTAGAAAAGTTGCCTATATTTATTGAACACTTAAAACGTGAATATGATTATGTTTTAATTGATAGTATACCAACTATGAAGATTGATACTGAGTTTGTGAAATGTTCAGATAAAATTATAATACCGGGATTTTGTGATATTCCTACTTTAAAAGGAATAATTAATGTAATTGAAGAAGCAGGTATAAATAAGATAAAAGGAATAATTATAAACTTATATAGAAATACAGTAACACAAAAAGAAATTTTAAATAAATTAGCAAATATTTTAAATGAAACAGATATAGTGTTTCCAGTTCCTATAAAAGAAACTTCAATTATTGAAAGTTTAGTAAAAAAAGGAAAGACAGTTTGGGAAAGTAAAGCAAAATCAGTAATTGGTGCACAAAATAGCTTACTAGATGTTATACTTGAAATGTAG
- a CDS encoding CCA tRNA nucleotidyltransferase produces the protein MLEKIDLTDDIHFILSMLKENGQGYIVGGYIRDKLLGLEPIDCDFVTDISYDKLHSIFSNFCPKEIGKKFGVMQILLNGKSYEIAKMRQDIGMPEDRKEQNIKFTTDIYEDLKRRDFTINAIAYDGDKYFYHEISKIDLSNKVLRFIGNENDRIKEDPLRILRAFRFLGSKNLKIGFSLKNIKANLNLLDKISIERIREEFNKFVLEKNLIVFRLMSKIGVISKIIPEWEYTIGFDQQSKGHNLTVDEHIIKAMECVQEDLITRLALFFHDIGKPQSFSIDTNGKSHFYNHEIVSRDLSYKIMNRMKYDKKTIHRVCNLVYTHFFYRSQVNMYFVKKLLNTLGEEDIFRFYKIVEADKIAHKPPYDFTSIDKMKIFHYKIIKENIPYKKKDLNINGDDLKNIFNIQGKYIGEILDILYDFILNCPEQNKKEILLKEAHKILEHNS, from the coding sequence ATGCTAGAGAAAATAGACTTAACAGATGATATACACTTTATATTATCAATGTTAAAAGAAAATGGTCAAGGATATATAGTTGGAGGATACATAAGAGACAAACTTTTGGGATTAGAACCAATAGATTGCGATTTTGTAACAGATATTTCTTATGATAAATTGCATAGTATATTTAGCAATTTTTGCCCAAAGGAAATTGGGAAAAAATTTGGGGTAATGCAAATATTATTGAATGGAAAAAGCTATGAGATCGCTAAAATGAGACAAGACATTGGAATGCCAGAAGATAGGAAAGAACAGAATATAAAATTTACTACAGATATTTATGAAGATTTAAAAAGAAGAGATTTTACAATTAATGCCATTGCATATGATGGTGATAAATATTTTTATCATGAAATAAGTAAAATAGATCTCAGCAATAAAGTATTAAGATTTATTGGAAATGAAAATGATAGAATAAAAGAAGATCCATTGAGAATATTAAGAGCATTTAGATTTTTAGGAAGTAAAAACTTAAAAATAGGATTTTCATTAAAAAATATTAAAGCTAATCTTAATCTACTTGATAAAATTTCTATAGAAAGAATAAGAGAAGAATTTAATAAGTTTGTATTAGAAAAGAATTTAATAGTATTTAGACTTATGAGCAAAATAGGAGTTATCTCAAAAATTATTCCAGAATGGGAATATACAATCGGTTTTGATCAACAGAGTAAAGGGCATAACTTAACTGTAGATGAGCATATTATAAAAGCTATGGAATGTGTACAAGAAGATTTAATTACAAGACTTGCATTATTTTTTCATGATATAGGTAAACCTCAAAGTTTTAGTATAGATACTAATGGAAAATCGCATTTTTATAACCATGAAATAGTATCAAGAGATTTATCATACAAAATCATGAATAGAATGAAATATGACAAAAAAACAATACATAGGGTATGTAATTTAGTTTACACACATTTTTTTTATAGAAGTCAAGTAAATATGTATTTTGTAAAAAAGCTTTTGAATACATTAGGAGAAGAAGATATATTTAGATTTTATAAAATTGTAGAAGCTGACAAAATAGCTCATAAACCTCCATATGATTTTACTTCTATTGATAAAATGAAAATATTTCATTATAAAATAATAAAAGAAAATATACCATACAAGAAAAAAGATTTAAATATAAATGGAGATGATTTAAAAAATATATTTAATATTCAAGGAAAATATATCGGTGAAATATTAGATATCTTATATGATTTTATATTAAATTGTCCTGAGCAAAATAAAAAAGAAATTTTATTAAAAGAAGCACATAAAATTTTAGAACATAATAGCTAG
- the pyrF gene encoding orotidine-5'-phosphate decarboxylase yields MYTAKDRMIIALDFSTMNEAIELIDKIADGATFYKVGLELFLNSKGEIIEYLAKKGKKVFLDLKFHDIPNTTAMASVFAAKQNVFMFNVHASGGKKMMKKVVEESKKVNGDNLIIGVTILTSLSEEDIEETFNSKYSLKELALNLANLAKESGLDGVVCSPWEAMSIKEKCGKDFKTVCPGVRPQWAATNDQQRIMTPKDAIKNGCDFLVVGRPITKSENPLKAAKMVEEEIFEGMKEAGLC; encoded by the coding sequence ATGTATACAGCAAAAGATAGAATGATTATAGCTTTAGATTTTTCTACTATGAATGAAGCTATAGAATTAATAGATAAAATTGCAGATGGAGCAACTTTTTACAAAGTTGGCTTAGAATTATTTTTAAATTCAAAGGGAGAAATAATAGAGTATTTAGCTAAAAAAGGAAAAAAAGTATTTTTAGATTTAAAATTTCATGATATTCCAAATACCACAGCAATGGCATCTGTATTTGCTGCTAAACAAAATGTATTTATGTTTAATGTCCATGCAAGTGGTGGAAAAAAAATGATGAAAAAAGTGGTAGAAGAAAGTAAAAAAGTAAATGGAGATAATTTAATAATAGGGGTTACAATTTTAACAAGCCTTAGTGAAGAAGATATTGAAGAAACTTTTAACTCTAAATATTCATTAAAAGAACTTGCGTTAAATCTTGCTAATCTTGCAAAAGAATCAGGACTTGATGGAGTTGTATGCTCTCCATGGGAAGCTATGAGTATCAAAGAAAAGTGTGGAAAAGATTTTAAAACTGTTTGTCCTGGGGTAAGACCACAATGGGCAGCTACAAATGACCAGCAAAGAATTATGACACCTAAAGATGCTATAAAAAATGGATGCGATTTTTTAGTTGTAGGTAGACCAATAACTAAAAGTGAAAATCCTTTAAAAGCTGCTAAAATGGTTGAAGAAGAAATTTTTGAAGGTATGAAAGAGGCAGGTCTATGCTAG
- a CDS encoding dihydroorotate dehydrogenase gives MNRLKTNFLGIDFKNPIVTSSGCFGFGTEYKDYFDPNILGGIGIKGLTLEPRDGNYGVRIAETPAGMLNCVGLENPGIKYFKEHTLKMMKEEQITTNIIANINGSTIEQYVEIAKEVENIPEIAVIELNISCPNVKDGGMAFGANPEVAGKVTKAVREVTTKPLVVKLSPNVTDIAKIAKIVEENGADAVSLINTVLGMAIDIKTGKPTLGNTFGGLSGPAVKPIALRMIYQVYKAVKIPIIGMGGVASVEDVLEFIMAGSTLVSLGSAIFPNPDLPVKVIEGLEKYCIENGIENINDLIGLAHR, from the coding sequence ATGAATAGATTAAAAACAAATTTTTTAGGAATAGATTTTAAAAATCCAATAGTAACTTCTTCTGGATGCTTTGGATTTGGAACAGAGTATAAAGATTATTTTGATCCTAATATTTTGGGAGGGATTGGAATAAAAGGTCTTACATTAGAGCCAAGAGATGGAAATTATGGAGTTAGAATAGCAGAAACTCCTGCTGGAATGTTAAATTGTGTGGGACTTGAAAATCCAGGAATTAAATATTTTAAAGAACATACTTTAAAAATGATGAAAGAAGAACAAATTACAACAAATATTATTGCAAATATTAATGGAAGTACAATAGAGCAATATGTAGAAATTGCTAAGGAAGTTGAAAATATTCCTGAGATAGCTGTAATAGAATTAAATATTTCTTGTCCTAATGTAAAAGATGGAGGAATGGCTTTTGGTGCTAATCCAGAAGTTGCTGGAAAAGTAACAAAAGCAGTAAGAGAAGTAACAACTAAACCTTTAGTAGTAAAGTTATCGCCAAATGTTACAGATATTGCCAAGATAGCAAAAATAGTAGAAGAAAATGGTGCAGATGCAGTATCTTTAATTAATACTGTGTTAGGAATGGCTATAGATATAAAAACTGGAAAACCAACACTTGGAAATACATTTGGAGGACTTTCAGGACCAGCAGTAAAACCAATTGCGTTGAGAATGATTTATCAAGTATATAAAGCTGTTAAAATACCTATTATTGGAATGGGTGGAGTTGCATCAGTAGAAGATGTATTAGAATTTATAATGGCAGGTTCAACATTAGTATCATTAGGATCAGCAATATTTCCTAATCCAGATTTACCAGTAAAAGTAATTGAAGGACTTGAAAAATATTGTATTGAAAATGGAATTGAAAATATAAATGACCTTATTGGGTTAGCTCATAGATAA
- the gltA gene encoding NADPH-dependent glutamate synthase, whose amino-acid sequence MFEIVNKKWLTPIICYMEIEAPELANAAKPGQFLIVKADKKGERIPLTICDYNKEKGTVVIVFQVVGKGTKKIAKYEIGEHLQDLVGPLGQPSEFLNEDINKLKKEKYLFVAGGVGTAPIYPQIKWFYDNSIDVDVIIGSRNKEAIILIDEISKISKNLYLSTDDGSFGKKGKVTDVIDDLLKNRKKEYDHAVIIGPIMMMKFASQKCREYGIKNTVSLNPLMIDGTGMCGACRVTIDGNVKFACVDGPEFDGDKVDYDEALRRQNMYKTDIGRNILALEDGDTHHNDSCPIHDEIIDDSGRIPVREQHPTVRNKNFAEVSYGYNLEEAQKEARRCLNCKNPMCVSGCPVNINIPAFIQKIKEGDLESASKIIANYSSLPAICGRVCPQETQCEGKCILGIKGEAIAIGKLERFIGDWALEHEIPFEVKEKKDEKIAVIGSGPAGLTCAGELAKLGYKVTLFEALHKLGGVLSYGIPEFRLPKDDIVDREIHKLYELGVEVKTDTIVGRTVTVDQLIDNDRYCAVFIATGAGLPKFMNIPGENYNGVFSANEFLTRVNLMKANRADYDTPIKIGKRVFIVGGGNVAMDAARTAKRLGAETTVIYRRGEEELPARREEVVHAKEEGVNFEFLINPVEIIADENGWVKGVKCIKMELGEKDQSGRASVKEIPGSEFILDGETVIMALGTSPNPLIGETTKGLNINRRNGVDVDSNGQTSRAEIFAGGDAVTGAATVILAMEAGKKAALEIDKFLKNK is encoded by the coding sequence ATGTTTGAAATTGTAAATAAGAAATGGTTAACTCCAATCATATGCTATATGGAGATAGAGGCACCAGAATTAGCAAATGCTGCAAAGCCTGGACAGTTTTTAATAGTAAAAGCAGATAAAAAAGGTGAAAGAATACCACTAACTATATGTGATTACAACAAAGAAAAGGGAACAGTTGTTATAGTATTTCAAGTAGTAGGAAAAGGAACTAAGAAAATTGCTAAATATGAAATTGGAGAACATTTACAAGATTTAGTTGGTCCTTTAGGACAACCATCTGAATTTTTAAATGAAGATATAAATAAGCTTAAAAAGGAAAAATATCTTTTTGTAGCAGGGGGGGTTGGAACTGCTCCAATTTATCCACAAATAAAATGGTTTTATGATAATAGCATAGATGTTGATGTAATTATAGGTTCAAGAAATAAAGAAGCTATAATTTTAATAGATGAAATAAGTAAAATCTCTAAAAATTTATATCTATCTACAGATGATGGTAGCTTTGGGAAAAAAGGAAAAGTTACAGATGTTATAGATGATTTGTTGAAAAATAGAAAAAAAGAATATGACCATGCAGTAATAATAGGTCCTATTATGATGATGAAATTTGCATCACAAAAATGTAGAGAATATGGGATTAAAAATACTGTAAGTTTAAATCCTCTTATGATAGATGGAACAGGAATGTGTGGAGCATGTAGAGTTACTATTGATGGAAATGTAAAATTTGCATGTGTAGATGGACCAGAATTTGATGGAGATAAAGTTGATTATGATGAAGCATTAAGAAGACAAAATATGTATAAGACAGATATTGGAAGAAACATATTAGCATTAGAAGATGGAGATACACATCATAATGATAGTTGTCCAATACATGATGAGATTATAGATGATAGTGGAAGAATACCTGTTAGAGAGCAGCATCCTACAGTAAGAAATAAAAACTTTGCAGAAGTCTCATATGGATATAACTTAGAAGAAGCACAAAAAGAAGCAAGAAGATGCTTAAATTGTAAAAATCCTATGTGTGTATCTGGTTGTCCTGTAAATATAAATATTCCAGCTTTTATTCAAAAAATAAAAGAAGGAGATTTAGAAAGTGCTAGTAAAATAATAGCTAACTATTCATCATTACCAGCTATATGTGGAAGAGTCTGCCCTCAAGAAACACAATGTGAAGGAAAATGTATTTTAGGAATTAAAGGAGAAGCAATAGCTATAGGTAAATTAGAAAGATTTATAGGTGACTGGGCTCTTGAACATGAAATTCCTTTTGAAGTAAAAGAAAAAAAAGATGAAAAAATAGCTGTTATAGGAAGTGGACCTGCTGGATTAACATGTGCAGGAGAGTTAGCAAAGTTAGGATATAAAGTAACATTATTTGAAGCACTGCATAAATTAGGTGGGGTTTTGAGTTATGGGATTCCTGAATTTAGACTTCCAAAAGATGATATTGTAGATAGAGAAATTCATAAATTATATGAATTAGGAGTAGAAGTAAAAACTGACACTATTGTTGGAAGAACAGTTACGGTTGATCAATTAATTGATAATGATAGATATTGTGCTGTATTTATAGCAACAGGAGCAGGTCTACCAAAATTTATGAACATTCCTGGTGAAAATTATAATGGTGTTTTTTCAGCTAATGAATTTTTAACTAGAGTTAACTTGATGAAAGCTAATAGGGCAGACTATGACACACCTATAAAAATAGGAAAAAGAGTTTTTATAGTAGGTGGTGGAAATGTTGCTATGGATGCAGCAAGAACTGCTAAAAGATTAGGAGCTGAAACAACTGTTATATATAGAAGAGGAGAAGAGGAATTACCAGCTAGAAGAGAAGAAGTAGTTCATGCAAAAGAAGAAGGTGTTAACTTTGAATTTTTAATTAATCCAGTTGAAATAATAGCAGATGAAAATGGCTGGGTTAAAGGAGTCAAATGCATAAAAATGGAATTAGGAGAAAAAGATCAAAGTGGTAGAGCGTCTGTAAAGGAAATACCAGGAAGTGAATTTATATTAGATGGTGAAACTGTAATAATGGCATTAGGAACATCACCTAATCCACTTATTGGAGAAACTACTAAAGGATTAAATATCAATAGACGTAATGGTGTTGATGTAGATAGCAATGGACAAACTAGCAGAGCAGAAATATTTGCAGGTGGAGATGCAGTAACTGGAGCAGCAACAGTAATTTTAGCTATGGAAGCTGGGAAAAAAGCGGCTTTGGAGATAGATAAATTTTTAAAAAATAAATAA
- a CDS encoding dihydroorotase, with protein sequence MLVKNCKILDKGIEKIVDILIENEKIVKIDKNIDRCDDTEVIDANKNFVLPGIVDLHTHMRDPGLSQKEDFTTGSMACAKGGVTTFVDMPNTVPAVITEKILDEKKEILKGKSYVDYGFNFGGSKNDNSSEICKVVDKVVATKIFLNVSTGDMLVTDENAIVNIFKNSKIVAVHAEGEMVKKAIEFAKKYNKPLYLCHLSTEEEVNFVREAKKEGLEVYAEVTPHHLFLNDSDVNRNEKSKMLLRTKPELKTKKDNEALWEGLRDGTIDTIGTDHAPHLIEEKLKKLTFGMPSVENSLEMMLKGVKENKITLQRLIEVMCTSPAKIMKIKNKGKLEVGYDGDLVIVDINDSTKIDKESLVTKANWTPYEGVVRGGKVLTTILRGKKIYSDNKFYGINGREISYE encoded by the coding sequence ATGCTAGTAAAAAATTGTAAAATTTTAGATAAGGGTATAGAAAAAATTGTAGATATATTAATAGAAAATGAAAAAATTGTTAAAATAGATAAAAATATAGATAGATGTGACGATACAGAGGTCATAGATGCTAATAAAAATTTCGTATTACCAGGTATTGTAGATTTGCATACACATATGAGAGATCCTGGATTGTCGCAAAAGGAAGATTTCACAACAGGAAGTATGGCTTGTGCAAAAGGTGGAGTAACAACTTTTGTTGATATGCCTAATACAGTTCCAGCTGTAATAACAGAAAAGATTTTAGATGAGAAAAAAGAAATTTTAAAAGGGAAATCATATGTAGATTATGGATTTAATTTCGGTGGAAGTAAAAATGATAATAGTAGTGAAATATGTAAAGTTGTAGATAAAGTAGTAGCTACTAAAATATTTTTAAATGTATCTACTGGAGATATGTTAGTAACTGATGAAAATGCAATTGTTAATATTTTTAAAAATTCAAAGATAGTTGCAGTTCATGCTGAAGGAGAAATGGTAAAAAAGGCAATTGAATTTGCTAAAAAATATAATAAACCTCTATATCTTTGTCATTTATCTACTGAAGAAGAAGTAAATTTTGTAAGAGAAGCTAAAAAAGAGGGATTAGAAGTTTATGCTGAAGTTACACCTCATCATTTATTTTTAAATGATAGTGATGTAAATAGAAATGAAAAAAGTAAAATGTTACTAAGAACTAAGCCAGAGTTAAAAACAAAAAAAGATAATGAGGCTCTTTGGGAAGGGTTAAGGGATGGAACAATAGATACAATTGGAACAGATCACGCACCTCATCTAATTGAGGAGAAATTAAAAAAACTTACTTTTGGAATGCCAAGTGTTGAAAACTCTTTAGAAATGATGTTAAAAGGTGTGAAGGAAAATAAAATAACTTTACAACGTCTAATAGAAGTTATGTGTACATCTCCAGCAAAGATAATGAAAATAAAAAACAAAGGAAAATTAGAAGTTGGATATGATGGAGATCTAGTTATTGTAGACATCAATGATTCGACAAAAATAGATAAAGAAAGCCTTGTAACTAAAGCTAATTGGACACCTTATGAAGGAGTAGTTAGAGGTGGAAAAGTTTTAACAACTATATTAAGAGGAAAAAAAATATATTCAGATAATAAATTTTATGGAATTAATGGGAGGGAAATAAGCTATGAATAG